The genomic interval GCCGGCGCCCCGGAGATCGCCGAGCTGACGGGCCTCCTCGAGGAGAGCGGCGCCATGAGCCGTGCCCGCGCCCAGGCAAGGCGGACGGCGACCGAAGCGGTCGTGGAGCTCGAGCACTTCCCCGACGGTCCGGCCCGCCGTGCGCTCGCCGCGGTTCCCGGCTACCTGATCTCCCGAGACCGCTGACCGGACGGG from Terriglobia bacterium carries:
- a CDS encoding polyprenyl synthetase family protein; the encoded protein is AGAPEIAELTGLLEESGAMSRARAQARRTATEAVVELEHFPDGPARRALAAVPGYLISRDR